A genome region from Deltaproteobacteria bacterium includes the following:
- a CDS encoding pyruvate, phosphate dikinase codes for MQFTRAKDRLRPMERGMIRFIKRLFGRAQGSDRKDYEEPESQRKYFYFKDLLKENHRSLEIVNGLEQLALADRPFTYEEVLERCQALMGVVCELVENLNAMSGGRYPELFAVAERIGIQVLGALSRRRRPNRSGLVLPLAALSRENAEQVGGKAANLGEIINRVGLPTPRGFVVTAFACHQFLWAAGLVDFIKAEFQGLDIEDTDRLEKVCQAVQERILAAPLPDELERRIKHEAVQLARDFGSDVRMAVRSSATGEDSELSFAGQYATILNVREENVLQAYRQVVASMYSPRAVFYRRSVGYRDQDVIMCVLCLNMIRAKASGVLYTLDPNVPGREVMIVGAVWGLGVGVVDGSMPTDHWEIDKTDLRVLEARTATKPVRVVMGSRGGMAREAVEPEMVDRPCLEPAQLAHLVEYGLSLERHYKQPLDIEWALDPGGRLFVIQARPLNPKDLERVSAEAAIDEVELSGHEILVSGGSTASAGAASGPAFILGHDQHLGTVPEGVILVTAQTTPRLVPLMHKVRGIVTEVGSVTGHMASVAREFALPTLVGVEGATSTLPHGEEITLDATNGVVYSGRIDSLVRTRPAKNMMKGGPLFQLVQDAMKKISPLNLYDPRLESFRPEGCLTVHDLVRYIHEMSMVEMFHLGDEIGDEDEWSAVLETKLPLKIHILDLGSGFLNPPRDGLVSEEDIASRPFRALLKGMSYPGLHWLDPVGLHLTEFSAIMSLASLNDPQRDAFPGVASYAIVARRYVNYSARLGYHYVTVDAFCGDNLNDNYITFSFKGGATDAARRTRLARMIAAVLRPMGLRVEIRGDMLRAEIRKYDSARMEDKLDQIGRLMGSVRLLDMVLVDEDEIPWYADQFRKGNYSFRK; via the coding sequence GTGCAGTTCACCCGCGCCAAAGACCGCCTGCGCCCCATGGAGCGAGGCATGATCCGGTTCATCAAGCGATTGTTCGGCCGGGCCCAGGGATCGGACCGGAAAGATTACGAGGAACCGGAGTCCCAACGCAAGTATTTCTATTTCAAGGATCTGCTCAAGGAGAACCACCGGTCACTGGAGATCGTCAACGGCCTGGAACAGCTCGCCTTGGCCGACCGGCCTTTCACCTACGAGGAAGTGCTCGAGCGGTGCCAGGCCCTGATGGGTGTGGTCTGCGAATTGGTGGAAAATCTGAACGCCATGTCCGGGGGCAGGTATCCGGAATTATTTGCCGTGGCCGAGCGGATCGGTATCCAGGTCCTGGGTGCCCTATCCCGGAGGCGGCGGCCGAATCGCTCCGGCCTGGTCCTGCCCCTAGCGGCCTTAAGCCGTGAAAACGCCGAGCAGGTCGGAGGCAAGGCGGCCAATCTGGGGGAGATCATAAACCGGGTCGGTCTGCCCACACCCAGGGGATTCGTGGTCACGGCCTTTGCCTGTCACCAGTTTCTGTGGGCCGCGGGGCTGGTGGACTTCATTAAGGCCGAGTTCCAGGGGCTGGACATCGAGGACACGGACCGGCTGGAGAAGGTCTGCCAAGCAGTGCAGGAGCGGATTTTGGCCGCGCCACTGCCGGACGAACTGGAGCGGAGAATCAAACACGAGGCCGTCCAGCTGGCCAGGGATTTCGGGTCCGACGTCCGCATGGCCGTGCGGAGCAGCGCCACGGGTGAAGACTCGGAATTATCCTTTGCCGGACAGTACGCCACGATTTTGAACGTCCGGGAGGAGAACGTGCTCCAGGCCTATCGGCAGGTGGTGGCCAGCATGTACAGCCCGAGAGCCGTATTCTATCGGCGGAGCGTAGGCTACCGGGACCAGGATGTGATCATGTGTGTCCTCTGTCTGAACATGATCCGGGCCAAGGCCAGCGGGGTTCTCTACACCCTGGACCCCAACGTCCCGGGACGGGAGGTCATGATCGTCGGGGCGGTCTGGGGCCTGGGAGTGGGAGTGGTGGACGGGTCCATGCCCACGGACCATTGGGAGATAGATAAGACTGATCTACGTGTTCTTGAAGCCAGGACCGCGACCAAGCCGGTGCGGGTGGTCATGGGGAGCCGGGGCGGCATGGCCCGGGAGGCCGTGGAGCCGGAGATGGTGGACCGGCCCTGCCTGGAACCGGCTCAACTCGCCCATCTCGTCGAATATGGTCTGTCCCTGGAGCGCCACTATAAGCAGCCCCTGGATATTGAGTGGGCCCTGGACCCGGGCGGCAGGCTTTTCGTAATCCAGGCCCGTCCACTGAATCCCAAGGATTTGGAGCGAGTCTCGGCCGAGGCAGCCATCGACGAGGTCGAATTGTCCGGACACGAGATCCTTGTTTCCGGCGGGTCCACGGCCTCGGCCGGGGCTGCCTCGGGTCCGGCCTTTATCCTTGGCCACGACCAGCATCTGGGGACCGTGCCCGAGGGCGTCATCCTGGTCACGGCCCAGACCACGCCCCGGTTGGTGCCTTTGATGCACAAGGTTCGGGGTATCGTGACCGAGGTGGGCAGCGTGACCGGGCACATGGCCTCGGTGGCCCGGGAGTTCGCCCTGCCGACCCTGGTGGGGGTGGAAGGGGCCACGTCCACCCTGCCCCACGGAGAGGAGATCACCCTGGACGCCACCAACGGGGTGGTCTACTCGGGCCGGATCGATTCCCTGGTCCGGACCCGGCCCGCCAAGAACATGATGAAGGGCGGGCCATTGTTTCAGTTGGTTCAGGATGCCATGAAGAAAATTTCTCCCCTGAACCTCTATGACCCGAGGCTGGAATCGTTCCGGCCCGAGGGCTGCCTGACGGTCCACGACCTGGTTCGCTATATCCACGAGATGTCCATGGTCGAGATGTTCCACCTGGGCGACGAGATCGGGGACGAGGATGAGTGGTCCGCGGTTCTCGAGACCAAACTGCCCCTGAAAATCCACATTCTGGATTTGGGCAGCGGATTTCTGAACCCGCCCCGGGACGGTTTGGTGTCCGAGGAGGACATCGCCTCCAGACCCTTCAGGGCACTGCTCAAGGGCATGTCGTATCCGGGTCTGCATTGGCTGGACCCGGTGGGGCTTCATCTGACCGAGTTCTCGGCCATCATGAGTTTGGCCTCTCTGAACGACCCCCAGCGGGACGCTTTCCCGGGCGTGGCCAGCTATGCCATTGTGGCCCGGAGATACGTCAACTACAGCGCCCGTCTGGGATACCATTATGTGACCGTGGACGCCTTTTGCGGCGACAATCTGAATGACAACTACATCACCTTCTCCTTCAAGGGCGGGGCCACGGACGCGGCCCGTAGAACGCGGCTGGCCCGGATGATTGCCGCGGTCCTCAGGCCCATGGGCCTGAGGGTGGAGATCCGGGGCGACATGCTCCGGGCCGAGATCCGCAAATACGACTCGGCGCGCATGGAGGACAAATTGGATCAGATCGGACGGCTCATGGGCTCCGTCCGGCTTCTGGACATGGTCCTGGTCGACGAGGATGAAATCCCCTGGTATGCGGACCAGTTTCGGAAAGGAAACTACTCGTTTCGGAAGTGA